In the genome of Segatella copri, one region contains:
- a CDS encoding nucleotidyltransferase family protein, producing the protein MVRLQESLEKLANFKQQFGDSFGITKLGIFGSVARGENTDDSDIDIVVEVEKPTLSLMHNLHEALSKLFNTKVDLVRFRKSLRPLLQSNINQEAVYV; encoded by the coding sequence ATGGTTAGATTACAAGAAAGCTTAGAAAAATTAGCCAACTTCAAACAACAGTTTGGAGATAGCTTTGGTATCACTAAACTCGGTATTTTCGGCTCGGTTGCACGAGGCGAAAATACAGATGACAGTGATATAGATATTGTTGTGGAAGTAGAAAAGCCAACTCTCTCGCTCATGCATAACTTACATGAGGCTTTAAGTAAACTATTCAATACCAAAGTTGATTTAGTTCGCTTCCGCAAATCGCTCCGCCCTTTATTGCAGTCAAATATCAATCAGGAGGCCGTTTATGTATAA
- a CDS encoding DUF3987 domain-containing protein: protein MSCYLIKVENGHKVARSITSEEDYRKIRGSYEQKANLRLAREGNDGAKRRLVQFNYSGHYPQGVVKGTKLPSRAFGFDLDDKQDFEKAAKLMLQEPEKYGLLMLERSARQGGHAVCKREMGKTILENQVRIAKMMECEMDTSAHDINRVYFTTSADAEDLLYLSPELFKDDYEEAAVAAEGKVLEEREKYGQEELPSGAHKANKHYKPWLEKVEEKAFDSQKNLGNQENQKSLENQMNPQKVQSSQNSSKNQAQPASASSSSSSPSSSPSSTSSSSNDYLGIPYSEIIQKWWQMYNDGHEPVRSNRNTLTFELAVNLRHICGFDRNLMAQVIPCYDGFPEQEKMACINSALNEKITQMPKRLKDVLAAIRQEKLKLGAAKGGSQEDNEALVNALDEANAQDDLFFYNALPKMPLGVKDSLDAVGPALAMPVITAICPAIGMLATGVKVAVHGKMNSLNLISYIAGDFASGKGSIDPVVDAWTSEVKDMDKMYQQKEDEWRAKKRAAKNKKEQPEEPKLPVRCLTLNNTVANLAERLANTEGKHAFSFTPEADTVAQKWKSAMSDFSVMLRQAYDGTSYEREARSADAVNVHIDRLLWNVVMCGTPDALYRVVNNYTDGFQSRITVARTPDNTFTPLTDNLYVLTERQRDRIMQVAHLLPLMEGDVVLPKLEEKGREWLEQIRLETMKNDDKVKARQRFRICPTTMRMMTCILLCKVAESLIQKHGFQGAEKLLKQNPQAWKDLIVKMQTPTMLGVFNVLADYQLDNALYFFRSRIEDAFSSKDYCGQSPYDRTRRGRNDSIFERLDVTFSFDQAQQQSISVKGASATHESVKQMLKNWKQQGLISVLPDKRYQKASPTV, encoded by the coding sequence ATGAGTTGCTATTTAATTAAGGTGGAGAACGGGCACAAGGTGGCCCGCTCCATCACCTCGGAAGAGGATTACAGAAAGATTCGTGGAAGCTACGAACAGAAGGCGAACTTGCGACTGGCGCGCGAGGGAAACGACGGGGCGAAGCGAAGACTGGTGCAGTTTAACTACTCCGGGCATTATCCGCAAGGTGTGGTGAAGGGCACGAAGCTGCCTAGCCGGGCTTTCGGCTTCGACCTGGATGATAAGCAGGATTTCGAGAAGGCTGCTAAGCTGATGCTGCAGGAACCTGAAAAATATGGTTTGCTGATGCTGGAACGCAGCGCACGACAGGGCGGTCATGCGGTGTGCAAGCGAGAGATGGGCAAGACTATCCTGGAGAACCAGGTAAGAATTGCCAAGATGATGGAGTGCGAGATGGATACTTCGGCTCACGATATTAACCGAGTTTATTTCACAACTTCTGCTGATGCTGAAGATTTGCTCTATCTATCGCCCGAACTCTTCAAGGATGATTATGAAGAAGCTGCCGTGGCGGCTGAAGGCAAGGTGCTGGAAGAGCGTGAGAAGTATGGGCAGGAGGAGTTGCCTTCAGGTGCACACAAGGCGAATAAGCATTACAAGCCTTGGTTGGAGAAGGTTGAAGAGAAGGCTTTTGATTCTCAGAAAAATCTGGGTAATCAAGAGAATCAGAAATCTCTTGAAAATCAGATGAATCCTCAAAAGGTTCAATCCTCTCAGAATTCTTCTAAGAATCAGGCTCAGCCTGCTTCCGCTTCATCATCATCTTCATCTCCTTCATCATCACCTTCATCCACTTCTTCATCCAGTAATGATTACCTCGGAATCCCATATTCCGAAATCATCCAAAAGTGGTGGCAGATGTATAATGACGGGCATGAGCCAGTTCGCTCCAACCGCAACACGCTGACCTTTGAGCTTGCCGTGAACCTTCGCCACATCTGTGGCTTCGACCGCAATCTGATGGCTCAGGTAATTCCCTGCTACGATGGTTTCCCTGAGCAGGAGAAGATGGCTTGTATCAACTCGGCGCTGAACGAGAAAATCACCCAAATGCCTAAGCGACTGAAAGATGTGCTCGCTGCTATCCGACAGGAAAAACTGAAGCTGGGGGCTGCTAAGGGCGGAAGTCAGGAAGACAATGAGGCGTTGGTCAATGCGCTGGATGAGGCGAATGCCCAGGACGATCTGTTTTTTTACAACGCCCTGCCCAAAATGCCACTGGGCGTGAAGGATTCGTTGGATGCAGTGGGTCCGGCACTGGCAATGCCCGTGATTACCGCCATCTGCCCCGCCATCGGAATGCTGGCTACGGGCGTAAAGGTGGCGGTTCACGGCAAGATGAACTCGCTGAACCTCATCTCCTACATCGCCGGTGATTTTGCCTCTGGAAAGGGAAGCATTGACCCCGTGGTGGATGCATGGACTTCGGAAGTGAAGGATATGGACAAAATGTATCAGCAGAAGGAGGACGAATGGCGAGCCAAGAAGCGTGCGGCGAAGAACAAGAAGGAGCAGCCGGAAGAGCCGAAACTGCCCGTAAGATGCCTGACGCTGAACAACACCGTGGCGAATTTGGCTGAAAGATTAGCTAATACGGAAGGCAAGCACGCCTTCTCGTTTACTCCAGAAGCCGACACTGTGGCGCAGAAATGGAAATCGGCGATGAGCGACTTTTCCGTGATGCTCCGTCAGGCTTACGACGGTACGAGCTACGAGCGTGAGGCTAGAAGCGCAGACGCAGTGAATGTTCACATAGACAGACTGTTATGGAACGTGGTGATGTGTGGAACGCCTGATGCGCTCTATAGAGTGGTGAACAATTATACGGATGGTTTTCAGAGCCGTATTACCGTGGCAAGAACCCCAGACAACACGTTTACTCCGTTGACGGATAATCTGTATGTGCTCACCGAACGCCAGCGCGACCGCATCATGCAGGTAGCCCATCTGCTGCCTCTGATGGAAGGCGACGTGGTGCTTCCTAAGCTGGAGGAAAAGGGTAGAGAATGGCTGGAACAGATTCGCCTGGAGACGATGAAGAATGATGATAAGGTGAAAGCCCGTCAGCGTTTCCGAATCTGTCCTACCACGATGAGAATGATGACCTGTATCCTGCTCTGCAAGGTGGCTGAATCGCTGATTCAGAAGCACGGTTTCCAGGGAGCGGAGAAGCTGTTGAAGCAGAATCCGCAGGCGTGGAAGGATTTGATAGTGAAGATGCAGACGCCTACCATGCTGGGCGTGTTCAATGTTCTGGCTGATTATCAGTTGGACAATGCACTTTACTTCTTCCGCTCCCGCATCGAGGATGCTTTCTCGTCGAAAGATTATTGCGGACAGTCGCCATACGACCGCACGCGCAGGGGTAGAAACGATTCCATCTTCGAGCGACTTGACGTAACCTTCTCCTTCGACCAGGCTCAGCAGCAGAGCATTTCCGTGAAAGGGGCGAGTGCTACTCATGAGTCGGTGAAGCAGATGTTGAAGAACTGGAAGCAACAGGGCTTGATAAGCGTGTTGCCAGACAAGCGTTATCAGAAAGCATCGCCTACCGTTTAA
- a CDS encoding DUF3127 domain-containing protein, protein MNAQIMRVVKQGEAFAVQSQKSENGQMMKCNIILQELGGKYENQYAAAMLGNMAQCKFAPGTIVAVTLRFMAHEYNGQVYQDILVTDIEKLGK, encoded by the coding sequence ATGAATGCTCAGATTATGAGAGTGGTGAAGCAGGGCGAGGCTTTCGCCGTGCAGAGCCAGAAGAGTGAGAACGGACAGATGATGAAATGTAACATCATCTTGCAGGAATTGGGTGGCAAGTACGAGAACCAGTATGCTGCCGCTATGCTGGGCAATATGGCTCAGTGCAAGTTTGCTCCGGGCACGATAGTAGCGGTGACGCTCCGATTCATGGCTCATGAGTACAATGGTCAGGTTTATCAGGATATCCTGGTTACGGATATTGAAAAGCTGGGCAAGTAA
- a CDS encoding DUF1846 domain-containing protein: MKLGFDNEKYLKIQSEHIKERISKFDGKLYLELGGKLFDDHHASRVLPGFQPDSKLRMFQKISDSIEIVIVISAADIEKNKKRADLGITYDEDVLRLRGEFQNRGFMVGSVVITHYNGQPAAIAFKQRLEREGIKTFCHYLIEGYPHDVDLIASDEGFGKNDYVETERPLVIVTAPGPGSGKMAVCLSQLYNENKRGVRAGYAKFETFPVWNLPLKHPVNIAYEAATADLNDVNMIDPFHLEAYNKIAINYNRDVEIYPVLNALFEGIYGSNPYKSPTDMGVNMVGFCISDDEACCEASKNEIIRRYYAATNKLAAGACNEAEISKIQMLFKQANITTAYRKVTVAAKDHKKATGHTSAAIELEDGTIICGHSSELLGCSAALLLNVTKHLAGIDHELKLIPQSMIEPIQHTKVNYLGGHNPRLHTDEVLVALSVLSENDENCRKALEQLPKLRGCQAHCTVMLSDVDQKIFKKLGVSITCEPVLKK; encoded by the coding sequence ATGAAGTTAGGATTTGACAACGAGAAGTATTTGAAGATTCAATCCGAGCACATCAAGGAGAGAATCTCTAAGTTTGACGGAAAGCTTTACCTGGAATTGGGAGGCAAGCTTTTCGATGACCACCACGCCAGCCGCGTTTTGCCAGGTTTCCAGCCTGATAGTAAACTGCGCATGTTCCAGAAAATCAGCGATAGCATCGAGATTGTTATCGTAATCAGTGCCGCCGACATCGAGAAGAACAAGAAGCGTGCCGACCTGGGCATTACTTACGATGAGGACGTGCTGCGCCTTCGTGGCGAGTTCCAGAACCGTGGCTTCATGGTGGGTTCTGTTGTCATCACCCATTATAACGGTCAGCCTGCAGCCATCGCCTTCAAGCAGCGCCTGGAGCGTGAGGGCATCAAGACTTTCTGCCATTATCTCATCGAGGGTTATCCTCATGATGTGGATCTCATCGCTTCTGACGAGGGCTTCGGCAAGAATGATTATGTGGAGACCGAGCGTCCGCTGGTGATTGTTACTGCTCCGGGTCCTGGTAGCGGCAAGATGGCAGTCTGCCTGAGTCAGCTTTATAACGAGAACAAGCGTGGGGTGCGTGCGGGTTACGCCAAGTTTGAGACCTTCCCTGTCTGGAATCTCCCATTGAAGCATCCGGTGAACATCGCCTATGAGGCTGCTACTGCCGACTTGAACGATGTGAACATGATTGACCCATTCCATCTGGAAGCATACAACAAGATTGCCATCAACTACAACCGCGACGTGGAGATTTATCCTGTGCTCAACGCTTTGTTTGAGGGTATCTACGGAAGCAATCCATACAAGTCGCCTACGGATATGGGTGTGAACATGGTGGGTTTCTGTATTTCGGATGATGAGGCTTGCTGCGAGGCTTCGAAGAACGAGATTATCCGCCGTTATTATGCGGCTACCAACAAGTTGGCTGCCGGTGCGTGCAACGAGGCGGAGATCAGCAAGATTCAGATGCTTTTCAAGCAGGCTAATATTACCACGGCTTATCGCAAGGTGACTGTAGCGGCTAAGGATCACAAGAAGGCGACGGGTCATACTTCTGCTGCGATTGAGTTGGAGGATGGCACGATTATCTGCGGTCACAGCAGTGAGTTGCTGGGTTGCAGTGCGGCATTGCTGCTGAATGTAACCAAGCATCTGGCGGGCATCGACCATGAGCTGAAGCTGATACCTCAGTCGATGATTGAGCCTATCCAGCATACGAAGGTGAACTATCTGGGCGGTCATAATCCTCGTCTTCATACGGATGAGGTTTTGGTAGCTCTTTCTGTTCTTTCAGAGAATGATGAGAATTGCCGAAAGGCATTGGAGCAGTTGCCAAAGCTCCGTGGCTGTCAGGCTCATTGCACCGTGATGCTGAGTGATGTGGATCAGAAGATTTTCAAGAAGCTTGGTGTCAGCATCACCTGCGAGCCGGTATTGAAGAAGTAG
- a CDS encoding alpha/beta fold hydrolase, giving the protein MIKAMILAAAALTMSATSANAQTMIEKNNIKVENHRMTPEALWAMGRIGGAEASPNGKQVVYQVGYYSVKENKSHQMLFIMDANGKNQKALTTDAKSETDAAWIQGGEKIAFIRGGQLWSMNPDGTGRKQLTNDKLGIQGFRFSPDGKKVILIKELPYHGTIKENPSDLPLATGRLVTDMNYRHWDHYVESLLHPFVADVAADGTINAGEDILKDEPFECPMAPFGGIEQLAWSPDSKTIAYTCRKKEGVQYAISTDSDIFLYNIGTRETKNICKEAGYVEPKIDATKSMKNQAVNAPENLKNNPGYDVNPQFSADGKYIAWQSMARNGYESDRNRLCVYDLATGKKNYVSDKFDSNVEGFVWNKDSKSLSFIGVWHGTLNLYQANFKGEVKQITNEWADYGSISLANSGNKLLATKASMSHPTDIYIVTPGKNAKSTKVEQITHENDHILSQLNLGKCEQRWVKTTDGKDMLVWVMLPSNFDETKKYPTLLFCEGGPQSPVSQFWSYRWNIQIMAANGYVIVLPNRRGLPGFGSAWNEEVSGDWTGQCMNDYLSAIDDATKNLPYVDKDRLGCVGASFGGFSVYYLAGHHNKRFKAFLAHDGAFNLESMYTDTEEAWFSNWEYEDAYWNKDKSVNAKKTYENSPHKFVDKWDTPILCIHGEKDYRINANQGMGAFNAARMRGIPAELLIYPDENHWVLKPQNGVLWQRTFFGWLDKWLKK; this is encoded by the coding sequence ATGATTAAAGCAATGATTCTGGCTGCAGCAGCACTCACCATGAGCGCAACTTCAGCCAATGCACAGACTATGATTGAAAAGAACAACATCAAGGTGGAAAACCACCGGATGACCCCAGAGGCTCTTTGGGCGATGGGAAGAATTGGTGGCGCCGAAGCTTCGCCTAACGGCAAGCAGGTGGTTTACCAGGTAGGTTACTACAGTGTGAAGGAGAACAAGAGCCATCAGATGCTCTTCATCATGGATGCCAACGGCAAGAACCAGAAGGCACTGACCACTGATGCCAAGAGCGAGACCGATGCGGCATGGATTCAGGGCGGAGAGAAGATTGCCTTCATCCGCGGAGGCCAGCTCTGGAGCATGAACCCAGACGGCACCGGCCGCAAGCAGCTCACCAACGACAAGTTGGGCATCCAGGGCTTCCGCTTCTCCCCTGACGGCAAGAAGGTAATCCTCATCAAGGAACTCCCTTACCACGGAACCATCAAGGAGAATCCTTCCGATCTGCCTCTCGCCACCGGTCGCCTCGTCACCGATATGAATTATCGCCACTGGGACCACTACGTAGAGAGCCTTCTCCACCCGTTCGTGGCTGATGTTGCTGCCGACGGCACCATCAACGCAGGCGAGGATATTCTGAAGGATGAGCCATTCGAGTGCCCTATGGCACCATTCGGAGGCATCGAGCAGCTGGCATGGAGCCCTGATTCCAAGACCATCGCCTACACCTGCCGCAAGAAGGAGGGCGTACAGTATGCCATCTCTACCGACTCTGACATCTTCCTTTATAATATAGGTACGCGCGAGACCAAGAACATCTGCAAGGAGGCTGGCTATGTAGAGCCTAAGATTGATGCTACCAAGAGCATGAAGAACCAGGCAGTGAATGCGCCTGAGAATCTGAAGAACAATCCGGGTTACGACGTGAACCCTCAGTTCTCTGCTGATGGCAAGTACATCGCTTGGCAGAGCATGGCTCGCAACGGCTACGAGAGCGACCGCAACCGCCTCTGCGTATACGACCTCGCCACAGGCAAGAAGAACTATGTATCAGACAAGTTTGATTCAAACGTAGAAGGCTTCGTATGGAACAAGGACAGCAAGAGCCTCAGCTTCATCGGCGTTTGGCACGGAACCCTAAACCTCTATCAGGCCAACTTCAAGGGCGAAGTGAAGCAGATTACCAATGAGTGGGCTGACTACGGAAGCATCTCGCTTGCCAACAGCGGCAACAAGCTTCTCGCTACCAAGGCAAGCATGAGCCACCCTACAGATATCTACATCGTTACCCCTGGTAAGAATGCCAAGAGCACCAAGGTAGAACAGATTACCCACGAGAACGACCACATTCTGAGCCAGTTGAACCTGGGCAAGTGTGAACAGCGATGGGTGAAGACCACCGACGGCAAGGACATGCTGGTATGGGTGATGTTGCCATCTAATTTCGATGAAACCAAGAAGTACCCTACCCTCCTCTTCTGCGAGGGCGGTCCTCAGAGTCCGGTGAGCCAGTTCTGGAGCTACCGCTGGAACATCCAGATTATGGCAGCCAACGGTTACGTCATCGTATTGCCTAACCGCCGTGGTCTCCCTGGTTTCGGCAGTGCATGGAACGAGGAGGTTTCAGGCGACTGGACGGGTCAGTGCATGAACGATTATCTTTCAGCCATCGATGATGCTACCAAGAATCTGCCTTACGTAGACAAGGATCGTCTGGGATGTGTGGGAGCCAGCTTCGGCGGTTTCTCAGTATATTATCTCGCCGGTCACCACAACAAGCGTTTCAAGGCATTCCTCGCCCACGACGGAGCTTTCAATCTGGAGAGCATGTACACCGATACCGAGGAGGCTTGGTTCAGCAACTGGGAGTATGAGGATGCTTACTGGAACAAGGATAAGAGTGTCAACGCCAAGAAGACTTACGAGAACAGTCCTCATAAGTTTGTAGACAAGTGGGATACTCCTATCCTCTGCATCCATGGCGAGAAGGACTACCGCATCAACGCCAACCAGGGCATGGGTGCCTTCAATGCAGCCCGCATGCGCGGTATTCCAGCCGAACTCCTCATCTATCCTGATGAGAACCACTGGGTATTGAAGCCACAGAACGGCGTGCTCTGGCAGCGCACCTTCTTCGGATGGCTGGATAAATGGTTGAAGAAGTAA
- a CDS encoding N-acetylmuramoyl-L-alanine amidase, with product MRKIKEIIIHCSATQEGRNYTVADIDRWHRERGFFSIGYHFVIYRDGSIHVGRSVEEVGAHCKGHNTVSIGVCYIGGLSQTGKPKDTRTPEQKAALKALIEQLKEEYPEATVHGHNEFSAKACPCFDVKKEFGE from the coding sequence ATGCGTAAGATTAAGGAAATCATCATTCATTGCAGTGCGACCCAAGAGGGTCGCAACTACACAGTAGCCGATATCGACCGTTGGCATCGTGAGCGTGGCTTTTTCAGCATCGGTTATCATTTCGTGATTTATCGTGACGGAAGCATCCATGTGGGCAGATCAGTAGAAGAGGTGGGCGCCCACTGCAAGGGCCACAACACCGTGAGCATCGGAGTATGCTACATCGGCGGCTTATCCCAGACTGGCAAGCCAAAGGACACCCGAACCCCCGAGCAGAAGGCGGCGCTGAAAGCGCTGATTGAGCAGCTGAAGGAGGAATATCCCGAGGCGACGGTTCATGGTCACAACGAGTTCTCCGCCAAGGCTTGTCCTTGCTTTGATGTAAAGAAGGAATTCGGGGAGTAG
- a CDS encoding Rpn family recombination-promoting nuclease/putative transposase: MKRIEERYISLLTDFGFKRIFGTKPNKDLLINFLNSLFDGFQVIKDVKYLNSEHVGDVFAERKAIFDVYCENERGEKFIVEMQNAYQKYFKDRSLFYSTFPIREQAPKGAEWNFKLEHVYTVALLNFDLEEEAFDKNDINHDVGLLDKKTLKVFNDKLSFKYVEIAKFNKTEDELVTLYDKWLYVLKNLSRLDERPAALKEKVFTKLFEEAEIAKFTPTELKEYEDSLKAYRDVKNSIDTALEKGREEGKNSMAIQIAKKMLDAGMDIETVMQITDLSKSEIEKLK, from the coding sequence ATGAAACGGATAGAAGAACGATATATTAGCTTGCTTACCGATTTCGGTTTTAAGCGTATCTTTGGAACAAAGCCTAACAAGGATTTGCTCATCAATTTCTTGAATTCACTGTTTGATGGTTTTCAGGTCATCAAGGATGTGAAGTACTTGAATAGTGAGCACGTTGGTGATGTTTTTGCCGAGCGCAAGGCCATCTTTGATGTATATTGCGAAAATGAGCGTGGCGAAAAGTTCATCGTTGAGATGCAGAATGCTTATCAGAAGTACTTCAAGGATCGTTCTTTGTTCTATTCTACTTTTCCTATCCGTGAACAGGCTCCAAAGGGGGCTGAATGGAACTTCAAGCTTGAACATGTTTACACTGTTGCTCTGCTGAATTTCGACTTGGAAGAAGAGGCATTTGACAAAAATGATATCAACCATGATGTGGGCTTGCTTGACAAGAAGACTCTTAAGGTTTTTAATGACAAACTTTCTTTCAAGTATGTTGAGATAGCGAAGTTCAACAAAACAGAGGATGAGCTTGTCACGCTTTATGATAAGTGGTTGTATGTGTTGAAAAACCTCTCCCGATTGGATGAACGTCCTGCTGCCTTGAAAGAGAAAGTGTTTACTAAACTCTTTGAGGAGGCCGAGATTGCGAAGTTCACCCCAACAGAGTTGAAAGAATATGAGGATAGTTTGAAGGCGTATCGTGATGTCAAGAACTCTATAGATACGGCTTTGGAAAAGGGGCGTGAGGAAGGTAAAAACTCGATGGCTATCCAAATAGCAAAAAAGATGTTGGATGCTGGCATGGATATAGAAACAGTTATGCAAATAACAGATTTGTCAAAAAGTGAGATTGAGAAACTAAAATGA
- a CDS encoding DUF86 domain-containing protein translates to MYNRSTIHDKLEEIKESIELIQEWSKDVESADDFMLSPTKYMAFNACVMRLQVIGEHVGKLLKVEEKPLEAYPNIPWQAIYGMRNMISHEYANVDETIVYDTIKNGLPELKIIIEDLLHHY, encoded by the coding sequence ATGTATAATCGCAGTACCATCCACGACAAGCTCGAAGAAATCAAAGAATCAATCGAGTTAATACAAGAATGGAGCAAGGATGTGGAATCAGCTGATGATTTCATGCTTTCCCCAACTAAGTATATGGCCTTCAATGCTTGTGTTATGAGACTACAGGTAATTGGTGAACATGTGGGTAAACTTTTAAAAGTAGAAGAAAAGCCTTTAGAAGCTTATCCCAACATTCCATGGCAAGCAATATATGGCATGAGAAATATGATTTCTCACGAATATGCCAATGTCGATGAAACAATCGTATATGATACTATCAAAAACGGATTACCAGAATTGAAAATAATCATCGAAGATTTACTTCATCATTATTAA